catcaatatatatttttacagtatAGAGAAAGACCACATGGAGGTCATGGTCTTTCTGGTGTGTTCAGTCCTGTGACCCGGACTGGCTTGGCCCAGACTGGACGCCATCTTCATTCATGTTTGTGATTCCGGGGGCCGGCACCAGTGGATGTGGATCTGGACAGGGGGGACAGACACTGACTTGTCCCTCATCGTTGGGCCGCAGGCAACCCAGTAGCAGCTTTACTGTCGTTGATACCATCAACGGAGAGATGGTTCTGTTTACTTTCCGAACTTTATGTCATCGTACAACTgtaggaaagaaaagagaatgtTAGGGACTTGTATCTTGTAGGTTTATGATTATATGTCACATTTGCTTATGAGATGCCTCATGGTTCTGCCATTCCAAATCAGATACTGACCTCGTCTTCCGACAGGTCCAGTTCCTCCATGTCGCTCTCATCCGATTCGCTTTCGGGGAGCTCCCTCAGTTCCTGCGCCGTCCTCTCAAACAGCTGGCACCGTATCACTTCGTTCGTGCGCCCGTAGGTGAGGTGGTACGCCGTGAAGCCGCCATAGTTCATGCAGTTGACGTCGGCACCGAGGTCGAGGAGGCAGCGAACCAGAGCGGGGTTCTGGAGATCAACAGCCAGGTGGAGGGCCGTTCGTCCACTGCATTGTTCCTACCGAAAACAATGAAGTAAAAGTAACGTTAGCTTCCTGCTTTTTAATTCGgatttttgcaaaaaaaattacgcaggtttgttttttatttaggaGGTAATGACGCCTACCTGTGTGTTGATGTCTGCACCCAGCCGAACAAGGTTTTCCACCAATGAGATGTAGCCGTTAATGGACGCCAGGTGGAGACAGTTGTGACCTggggaggagaaaaaataaaaaaaggtcagTCAACAACCAAAGTCAATAAGCAGCAAGACCAACTCTGCATGTAtgtaaaacttttatttttcaatatgtACCATTGTAGTTGGGGAAGGACACCATGGAGGTGAGGTGGCGCTGGCAGTTTTGGGTGATGAGGCCGAAGCAGGCGAGGGAGCCTCTCTTGCAGGCGATGTGGAGCGCTGTGTTGCCGCAATTATCGGCCAACCGTGGGTCACAGCCGGCCTTCAGGAGCTTCTCCACCAACAGGGGCTGCTCTGTGATCACTGCTAGATGGAGGGCAGTCTGAGGGGGGGAGGGAAATCAAATggacatttaattattatactgtttttttttaaaaaacactttctgtttGAGCTGAAGAAGACCATTATTTTGGTTTAATCTTGATCTTTGATTATTACCTGTCTCTGGTGGTTGTGGATGTTGAGGAAGGGGTGGTTGTGCGACAGCTTGATCATCTGGAGGGCATGTTCAGTGGCTTCGTGAATGATGGCCAAGTGGAGAGGCCTGTggggaaggggagagagaggagggggggggaggttaGTTAAAATAGTGCTTTTTCccccaataaaagaaaaaacacaggcaCTGAGGAAGTGGTTCCAGCCAAATAGGAAAGAACAAAGGCTGAGTAGCAGTGGAGCGTTTCGCAACAATGGAGTTTTGTCGGGTTATTTCCACCAGTTGTGGCTTGACACATCTGATGCTTTATCAGTTACTGGCAGAGGGCCAGGGACTTTCCTGAACGCGCAACGCGGAGTTAAGCACCGCCCCTGCTGCGCTCTGAGCCAAAGTACACACTGCTGAGTACACActgtgctgctcacacacacacgcgcgcacgcacgcaaacagacccacttttttttaaaaaaccctcTTGTTTTCGTGCAACCTTCATGCTTAACGGTGCAACTTTTCAAACCATTTCAATGCTGGTGCAGTGCCCCGACTTCCACTGATTTTACGCACAATCCTAACATCGTGCATAATGCACAGTTGCAGTATTAGTGATCCACTAAAGTCTCCACTTACGTGTCACCATCCTCCGTCACCGCACTCCTCCAAGGCTCGCTTTCGTGCGAGTGATCCCGCGGGTCCACGCTCATGTCCTCAAACTCGCTCACCAGCTCGTCCTCCTTCAGGGACTCCAGGCCGCTGTCGAAGCGGTCATCTTGGCAGGGCAGAATTTTCCCCTGCTTAGGTCCCATGTTGTCGTAGTTATAATCCATTTGACCGTGGTTGGATACTCGGTGCACGTccatgtctgagtgagagcagTAGCaggctgtgcgtgtgtgtgcgtttcaaTCCAGAGGTCAGGGCAGAAtggtgcagctggaggaggcgcACTGGGTTTTGTGCGCTCGCTGGGCGGAGCCTTGGCGGGGATTTCCACTTGACTTATCTTAGAAAAAGCAGAGGGAAATCACACGGAGCTGTGCTTTTGTGAGAAAAatcccccctcacacacactcagaacgAAAACTTGTAGTTTCCTATTCAACACCTATTTTCACCTGTGATGTAGGTTAACTTAGACACTTTGTATTTCAGTGAATGAGGCATGGTGTGCATgaatgaaagacagaagaaTTCCCTTTTGCACTGgggaaaatcatttttttaaagtggctAACCAAAGTAGGACTGCATATTTTCCACCTCATACCTCTGGCCTAATTGGACAAATTTAAACTTgtcataatatttaaaaatctgtgtttccAAAATGAGGTTCAGTTCAAAGTTTACAGTGACAATAGCCCACACCTACACCATTCACCACATTGTGTTATCATACATGAATTCTGTGGTCATCTTAATCAGACAAGAGAGGCATTTAATTTGACTTGCAAAGCACATTCATACTTGTCTTCATCTACATGTAAATATCACAAAACTGCAAggaatctgttttattttccccaaataaacagatatttatttgatcgaacatgttttattatttatgtttatctACCTTTTAAGTCTTTCTGTATGTCGAACAGTCATCTAGTCGGCAGTGTCAAATTtagtgtgatttggacacgtgatacgtttaatatttatacaaattGAATAAACTACCAGCGCTCtgtaaaccaggtaggatgaacacacgtttttctaacttcactctgcaacaTAGACTATTCATGAATGATTAAGTTTATCTAGTCTTATCTTACTTTTACAGCCTCATATGATTCTAAAAACATGAGGTGGGCAGGAATGCCAAATGTGTCCCTTTGCCCCATGATGcatcaaataaaatcatatataaaTTCACGTGAAAGCAGCACATGtggtgtaaaaacaacaacaaatatccAGCTTGTAAATTCAGGGGACATACAGAAGAAAGTGGCAGGATTTCCACACTTGTTCCTGCACATGGTTACGCTACTGAGTGAGTTTACGCAGCTCTGtaaagagcagaggaagaggggaatATTCTGAAGTTTCCTCATGGAGACTCCCTGATGAAAACAGCTCTGCATGTTCCACAACACTATGCTCTGGACTTACCAGTTAAGCAACGTACATGCTTTAACACACCTCTGGAGGAAAAGTCCTTCATAGGTCAGCCCTAAACCAGGGAAACACTGTGTTGAGTCATGGACGAATGCACATTACTGTAACTATGTTATGTAATAATAATGCACATCACATCGCTTTTGACATTTGGGTTGGAATTCTGAACTTTTTCCTCATAATTCCTTTTTCACAGCCAGTGTTGTGACTTTCCTCgttattttttgttattgcGTCTGTCTCTTTGTTGCTTTGAGGTAAATTCTTAAAAAGGAAACTCCTCTGTCTTTCACAACAAAGTTGTGGTAAAGTGTGTGACTGGGCTTCTTGCGTGTGCTCCCCCGACATTTAAGATAAAATTCCCAGGATCACGCCTGTTGACACCTTGAATGGGGGCTTGGTGAAAACATAGCAACAGTATCCAGGAGCAGAGAAGGTATCACACCTCTGTGGGGCGAGACTCAGTTGTGATTACGATATGAAAaccagacgcacacacacatctacacacccAGCAGGTCTGTGATGTCACTATGGGGCAGCCTCCTGtacgtctcacacacacatccctcgTACAGGCTCATACCATCTCCTGCCTTGAATTCCACACATACTTTCACATCTGCCAAGTATCACAATGAGACATCTGGGGACAAAATGTTCTTGCAGCcctgtgttttcactcctgttgCCAAGATGCTTGTGTCTATATAAGGTCACATGATAGGGAAATGCTGGAACTTCCACTTTACATCCTAGATATTTACTTTTTAGTAAAGGCTTGCATGTGCACTTGCCTGCACTTGccttgtgtatttatttgtggtCACTATGGAAACCAACATGGAGCAATGACGCCAGCTCGGATCGAGTGATGCACATTGCCATAACTTAGCTACCAGTTTATTTGCTACTACAAATGAAAACTAATGCATTGAAGTTATGCCTTATACAACCGCCCTAAAATAAACTCTGCTAAGAttataatattcagtttttattaaaagtgaATGTGCCAACACTGATATTAATGGGGTGAAAAAAGACCCTCAGTACAATGCGATACAATTCAATAGTACCATAAACTACAGCCTGACCTGGAAGTTAAATCAATGTTTCAACAATTGATCCTTTCTCAAACTCAAAATTGATCATGAAGGCAGGATTTATACCACAATATATGGTGTACAATATATttccaaaatacaaaataaacctgTCCTATAAACAGTATTAATTTataggaattaaaaaaaataacaaaacatttgttttgtaaaagtaTCATGGTTAGCCActctaataataatagaaataattaaCAATAACTGCTACAAACATTTTATGTTAGAGTAATGGATGCCTACATTTGGTGCTTTAGGTTAGCATGAGGTAAAATACCGTTGAATTAGAAGTCAGGGGAAAAGGAGGGGGTGACGTCGAATAAACTACTAATACTGAAATTGCATCATGCATGGCTAATTTGTGAAAGTGAGACGCAAACGTAATTTCTGGACAGAATGTTTACAcctaaaggaatagtttgacattttggaagcTGCGCTTTTTCACTTTCATGCTGAGACATGAGAAGAGCGACACCTCTATCATGTctggagggtggtggtggtggtgggggcacAGTGATTTTAGCACACTTAAAGCTTTGTAATTAAAAATGGTCATTTATTTAGTACACAAACAGAGATACATGATAATTAGTGAGCTATAGAGGTGTAGTTACACATATTTTTAACATTGGACACAGTAGGGTTTCTCCTCGCTTCCTGTTTTGAGGTTAAGTTACAGTAATAACGTGTGACTCTGGTTCCATAACTAGGGTACATACCATAGTCAGCATGTAAAAATGGATATGACgagaaaagtgaagccagtgttTCAATCGTGTTCATTTTTgctgtaagtttggttttaattagtcatttgatgAACTGGGgtcaaatgtgcaagatggcagcattcataggagaaagaggagagagtcatccatctttatgtgcaCTATATGGTACAGGCACATGTGTTCCTCATCcgtatttgtttgtgtacaaaTTAATCAAAAGTAATGTGATATGTTTATCGTGACATTTTACTGCAATTTACTTCGCACAGAGCCAGGTTTGGTCTTTATGCTAAATTAAGCAAATAGCCTCTTAGCTCTGGCTCCAAAATTAACATACAGAGATAATGGCGTCATCATTTTATCCAATTCCTGGTAGGAAATCCACCTCCTGTTTCAGGAGGAAGCTGATGCTCCATTATTACAGTAATCACTCAGTGGACCTTTACCCTGACACTCATCCATGGCTCGTGTGGGCCCAGTGACACAGCACTTCTA
This window of the Hippoglossus stenolepis isolate QCI-W04-F060 chromosome 20, HSTE1.2, whole genome shotgun sequence genome carries:
- the LOC118099823 gene encoding NF-kappa-B inhibitor alpha; this encodes MDVHRVSNHGQMDYNYDNMGPKQGKILPCQDDRFDSGLESLKEDELVSEFEDMSVDPRDHSHESEPWRSAVTEDGDTPLHLAIIHEATEHALQMIKLSHNHPFLNIHNHQRQTALHLAVITEQPLLVEKLLKAGCDPRLADNCGNTALHIACKRGSLACFGLITQNCQRHLTSMVSFPNYNGHNCLHLASINGYISLVENLVRLGADINTQEQCSGRTALHLAVDLQNPALVRCLLDLGADVNCMNYGGFTAYHLTYGRTNEVIRCQLFERTAQELRELPESESDESDMEELDLSEDELYDDIKFGK